The following proteins are encoded in a genomic region of Cyanobacteriota bacterium:
- the trpE gene encoding anthranilate synthase component I, whose protein sequence is MIFPDFHQFTELANQGNLIPVYQEWVADLDTPVSAWYKVCAGQPYSFLLESVEGGETIGRYSLLGCDPLWVLETRDAQTTQYHRDGTVQQFNGNPFDILASCLAPYHPVKDINLPLGSGGLFGFWGYELIHWIEPRVPIYPLQEDDLPDGLWMQVDSMLVFDQVKRKIWAIAHADLSTTPDLRQAYDQACDRVTMLVQKLQSPVAQSATALLWNNITQQATQEQSVTTLASKPDQLPDSVISNTTRDQFCANVEVAKDYIRAGDIFQVVISQRLTTTYSGDPFALYRSLRLINPSPYMAYFHFNGWQIIGSSPEVMVKAERLATNAPLQATVRPIAGTRPRGKTPAEDEALAADLLADPKEVAEHVMLVDLGRNDLGRVCVSGTVRVNELMVIERYSHVMHIVSNVVGDLAPDKTAWDLFKACFPAGTVSGAPKIRAMEIIHELEPDRRGPYSGVYGYYDFEGQLNTAISIRTMIVRNLGNGQHRVSVQAGAGLVADSDPDKEYQETLNKARGSLEAIRYLTRA, encoded by the coding sequence ATGATCTTTCCTGATTTTCACCAATTTACAGAATTGGCAAACCAGGGCAACTTAATCCCCGTTTATCAAGAATGGGTTGCCGACTTGGACACCCCAGTTTCTGCATGGTACAAAGTTTGTGCCGGCCAGCCCTACAGCTTTTTACTGGAGTCAGTAGAAGGTGGTGAAACGATCGGTCGCTATAGCCTGCTAGGTTGCGATCCGTTGTGGGTGCTAGAGACTAGGGATGCACAGACTACTCAATATCATCGGGATGGTACTGTGCAGCAGTTCAACGGTAACCCATTCGATATTTTGGCAAGCTGTCTAGCCCCCTATCACCCGGTTAAAGACATAAACTTGCCCTTAGGAAGTGGTGGTCTGTTTGGGTTTTGGGGCTATGAGCTGATTCACTGGATTGAACCCCGTGTGCCTATCTATCCCCTACAGGAGGATGATCTGCCTGATGGGTTGTGGATGCAGGTCGATAGCATGTTGGTGTTTGACCAAGTGAAACGCAAAATTTGGGCGATCGCCCACGCTGACCTGTCTACTACCCCTGACCTGCGCCAAGCCTATGACCAAGCCTGCGATCGGGTCACTATGCTGGTGCAAAAACTCCAATCCCCTGTCGCTCAATCAGCAACAGCGCTACTGTGGAACAACATTACTCAACAGGCAACCCAAGAACAATCAGTAACTACCCTAGCCAGCAAGCCCGATCAACTGCCTGACTCGGTTATTAGCAACACTACCCGTGATCAGTTTTGTGCCAATGTTGAGGTAGCGAAGGACTATATCCGGGCTGGTGATATTTTTCAAGTTGTTATCTCTCAACGGCTGACAACAACCTACAGCGGTGATCCTTTTGCTCTGTATCGCTCTCTGCGGTTGATTAATCCCTCTCCCTACATGGCCTACTTTCACTTTAATGGCTGGCAAATCATCGGTTCTAGTCCAGAAGTGATGGTGAAGGCAGAACGGTTAGCAACCAATGCGCCGCTCCAAGCTACAGTACGACCGATCGCAGGCACCCGCCCTCGTGGTAAGACTCCGGCTGAAGACGAAGCCCTGGCGGCTGACTTGCTAGCAGATCCCAAGGAAGTTGCTGAACATGTCATGCTTGTAGATTTAGGACGCAATGACCTAGGTCGGGTTTGTGTCAGTGGCACTGTGCGTGTGAATGAGCTGATGGTGATTGAACGCTACTCTCACGTGATGCACATTGTCAGCAATGTGGTGGGTGATTTGGCCCCAGACAAAACTGCTTGGGATCTGTTTAAGGCTTGCTTTCCAGCCGGAACAGTGAGTGGTGCGCCTAAAATTCGGGCTATGGAAATCATCCATGAGCTAGAACCCGATCGTCGTGGCCCATACTCTGGGGTGTATGGCTATTATGATTTTGAAGGCCAACTGAATACAGCGATCTCCATCCGAACCATGATTGTTCGGAACTTAGGTAACGGGCAACATCGTGTTAGTGTTCAAGCTGGTGCAGGCTTAGTAGCCGACTCAGACCCAGACAAGGAATATCAAGAGACACTCAACAAGGCGCGGGGATCCCTAGAGGCAATTCGCTACTTAACGAGGGCTTAA
- a CDS encoding Crp/Fnr family transcriptional regulator gives MLNTLTNGEVASLLDLRQLLEELYKERTLYPYTTGQVIPLNSDDVLVVCRGVVQLTTLYPTGDEALLGLVTPSMPFGLPFTTIRPYQAMAMTDVDVMRLSMTEIEQSPTLTRGIFQHLSRRLRQTEALLTMVGHRRVRDRLCELLTLLGREVGHPVDEGTRINIRLTHQHLANAIGTTRVTVTRLLGQLREENWLTIDRNHYIILPHATAVLNSL, from the coding sequence ATGCTGAATACTCTTACAAATGGTGAAGTAGCATCTTTACTGGATCTGCGCCAACTGTTGGAAGAACTCTATAAGGAACGAACCCTTTATCCTTACACTACTGGTCAGGTAATCCCTCTCAATTCGGATGATGTTTTAGTGGTATGCCGAGGTGTTGTGCAGCTTACGACTCTATATCCTACGGGAGATGAGGCTCTGCTGGGCTTAGTTACGCCTTCGATGCCCTTTGGATTACCATTCACTACAATTCGCCCCTACCAAGCAATGGCAATGACAGATGTGGATGTTATGCGGTTGAGCATGACAGAAATTGAACAGTCTCCTACCTTGACTCGTGGCATTTTTCAGCACCTTAGCCGCCGTCTGCGCCAGACAGAAGCACTTCTCACGATGGTGGGTCATCGCCGTGTTCGCGATCGGCTGTGTGAATTGTTAACCCTGTTAGGTCGCGAGGTAGGGCATCCGGTCGATGAAGGAACACGCATCAATATTCGACTGACCCATCAACACCTAGCTAATGCCATTGGCACAACGCGGGTAACAGTTACTCGCCTGTTAGGGCAACTGCGTGAAGAAAACTGGCTCACAATTGATCGCAATCATTATATTATTCTGCCTCACGCTACCGCTGTGTTGAACAGTCTCTAG
- a CDS encoding PspA/IM30 family protein, with translation MGLLNRIWQVIRANVSHLVSQAEDPEKILEQAVLEMQEDLIQLRQAVAQAIATQKRTERQQAQAQSQADEWYRRAQLALQKDDELLAREALNRRQTYLETAKTLQTQLQQQVTIVEQLKRNMLVLESKLTEAKTKKDMYIARARSAKASQNLHEMMGRMGSGGAAAAFERMEEKVLQLEAQASAVADLSADSLDQRFAALESGGSVEEELAALKAQLASEPPPAELPPDATGNG, from the coding sequence ATGGGATTGTTAAACCGAATTTGGCAGGTTATTCGGGCAAATGTTAGCCATCTCGTTAGCCAGGCTGAGGATCCAGAGAAGATTCTGGAACAAGCTGTTTTGGAGATGCAAGAGGACTTGATCCAACTTCGACAGGCTGTTGCCCAGGCAATCGCTACCCAAAAACGCACAGAGCGTCAACAGGCACAGGCGCAATCTCAAGCTGATGAGTGGTATCGGCGTGCTCAACTAGCGCTGCAAAAGGATGACGAGTTGCTAGCGAGAGAGGCCCTCAATCGCCGTCAAACTTACTTGGAAACTGCTAAAACCCTACAAACACAACTTCAACAGCAAGTTACGATTGTCGAGCAGTTGAAGCGCAACATGCTTGTATTGGAAAGTAAGCTCACAGAGGCCAAAACCAAGAAGGATATGTACATTGCCCGTGCTCGATCAGCTAAAGCATCCCAAAACTTGCATGAAATGATGGGGCGCATGGGGTCTGGTGGAGCAGCCGCTGCCTTTGAACGCATGGAAGAAAAGGTCTTGCAACTAGAAGCGCAGGCATCAGCTGTAGCAGATTTGTCAGCAGATAGCCTAGATCAGCGGTTTGCCGCACTAGAATCAGGTGGTAGTGTAGAGGAAGAACTAGCAGCCCTTA